In the Dyella humicola genome, TCGACATGATAATGTACGTATCGTTCAGGTAGCGACCCTCCGCACCTCGATTTCCAAACCTCGTAACACCTCGGTATTTGCATCCAGCCATGACTATCTCCATCACTCCCGCCGCCAGCGAACGCATGCGTCAATTTCTGGCCGGTACGCCGGATGCCGCAGGCGTGCGCTTCGGCGTGAAGCGCACGGGGTGCTCCGGTTTCGGCTATGTGGTGGATCTGGCCCACGCGCTAGGCAGTGACGACGAGCTGGTCAACGTCGACGGCGTGCCGCTGATCGTGGACAGCAAGAGCCTGTCCCTGGTGGATGGCACCGTGATCGATTTCCAGCGTCAGGGGCTTAACGCCAGCTTTGTCTTCCATAATCCCAACGCGACCGGTGAGTGCGGTTGCGGCGAGAGTTTTACGGTGGGGTAAGCCGGGGTTGGGGGCGCGTGAATGTCTGCCGCCTCGGTCCTCGGCACCAGAATCAAGCCTTGCAGGTGGCGCGATGCTTGGGGTCCGTGGTGGCCTCGGCGTTCCCGTTCTGGACGCCTGAGGACGGCATGGCGAGCCATCCATGCGCGTCCGCTACCGGTCTCCCGCCCGTAGGCAAGCCCGCCAACTTGCGCCAAACCCCCGCCCCGCCGTACAATTCCGCTTCTGTCCGTGCCCGAATGGCTCGGATGGAACCTTGCCTCACCGCATAGGGCGGGAGGCTGCGAGGCCGCAAGGCCGCATCCACAAGGAGTTACCCAACAATGTCCCTGCGACATTACGAAGTTGTGTTTCTGGTCCACCCTGACCAGAGCGAGCAGGTTCCGGCGATGATCGAGCGCTACAAGGCGCTGATCGAAACCGACGGTGGCAAGATCCATCGCCTGGAAGACTGGGGCCGCCGTCAGCTGGCCTACCCGATCGTGAACCTGGCCAAGGCTCACTACGTCATGCTCAACATCGAAGTGAGCCAGAACGCGCTGAACGAGTTGGAGTCGGGTTTCCGCTTCAACGACGCCGTGCTGCGCCACCTGGTGGTTCGCCGCGATGAGGCCGACACCGAGCAGTCCTTCATCCTTAAGAGCAAGGAAAAGGACGACGCCAAGTCCTCGCGTCGCCGCGATGACGACAGCGACGGTGACGAGCGCCCGGCACGTCGCGACCGCGACGACCGCGATAACGATCGCGACAGCGACGACTGATCAGGAGCCACGACATGTCAAAGTTCTTCCGCCGCCGCAAGTTCTGCCGCTTCACGGCCGAAAAAGTCAAAGAGATCGATTACAAGGATCTCAACACGCTGCGCCAGTACGTGACTGAGAACGGCAAGATCGTTCCCAGCCGCATCACCGGCACCAAGGCTCGCTACCAGCG is a window encoding:
- a CDS encoding HesB/IscA family protein codes for the protein MTISITPAASERMRQFLAGTPDAAGVRFGVKRTGCSGFGYVVDLAHALGSDDELVNVDGVPLIVDSKSLSLVDGTVIDFQRQGLNASFVFHNPNATGECGCGESFTVG
- the rpsF gene encoding 30S ribosomal protein S6, whose amino-acid sequence is MSLRHYEVVFLVHPDQSEQVPAMIERYKALIETDGGKIHRLEDWGRRQLAYPIVNLAKAHYVMLNIEVSQNALNELESGFRFNDAVLRHLVVRRDEADTEQSFILKSKEKDDAKSSRRRDDDSDGDERPARRDRDDRDNDRDSDD
- the rpsR gene encoding 30S ribosomal protein S18 yields the protein MSKFFRRRKFCRFTAEKVKEIDYKDLNTLRQYVTENGKIVPSRITGTKARYQRQLATAIKRARFLALLPYTDNHDV